In Longimicrobiaceae bacterium, the following are encoded in one genomic region:
- a CDS encoding DUF4112 domain-containing protein: MATRPRRPDPAVPAPAAPDSDPQLRRVRRLAHLLDNSIPLPGGFRVGLDALIGLIPGIGDTAGAVLSAYVLAEAQRLGAPRSVLLRMAANVAVETIVGAIPFVGDLFDAGWKANARNVRLLNAYLERPATAERTSRGFLMLLLAGLALLFVGAVAVAILIVRAIAGAF, from the coding sequence ATGGCGACACGCCCCCGCCGCCCAGACCCGGCGGTCCCCGCCCCCGCCGCGCCCGACTCCGACCCGCAGCTCCGGCGCGTCCGCCGGCTGGCGCACCTGCTGGACAACTCGATCCCCCTCCCCGGCGGCTTCCGGGTGGGGCTGGACGCCCTCATCGGGCTGATCCCGGGGATCGGGGACACCGCCGGGGCCGTGCTCTCCGCCTACGTCCTGGCCGAGGCGCAGCGCCTGGGCGCCCCGCGATCCGTGCTCCTGCGCATGGCCGCCAACGTGGCGGTCGAGACCATCGTCGGCGCGATCCCGTTCGTCGGCGACCTCTTCGACGCCGGGTGGAAGGCGAACGCCCGCAACGTCCGCCTCCTGAACGCGTATCTGGAGCGCCCCGCCACGGCCGAGCGCACCAGCCGCGGCTTCCTCATGCTCCTCCTGGCCGGGCTCGCCCTGCTCTTCGTGGGCGCAGTCGCGGTGGCGATCCTGATCGTCCGGGCCATCGCCGGCGCATTCTAG
- a CDS encoding ATP-binding protein — MSTRPLPDLHAIVELNADGIVVVDEAGRIRFANPAAARLFGRPEEALLEAELGFPVAAGEGTEVEILRPGGTLVHAELRATGVLWEGEEACLVTLRDITDRKRAEAAERERIRAEAARAEAEASARKIAFLADAGAILASSLDYRATLARVARLAVPFLADYCLVHVQGDDGEVPQVAAAHRDPAGDALLERLATASRVDARNPASPVARVLREGRPLLAAEVAPDEAERARLTPEAAEVFRALGPVSYMVVPLTARGRTFGTLTLAGSVSGRRYGPADLELAEELAHRAALAVENARLFEQAQSANQAKSDFLAVMSHELRTPLNAVLGYADLLEAEIPGPLNRAQREQLGRIKSSSGHLLQLIDEILTFTRMEAGQERIRAREVKLDPLLREAGSLIEPLASAKGVRLRVRGPGDGASLRTDPGKVRQILLNLLSNAVKFTERGEVELSAEMDGRGAVLRVRDTGVGIAPEHRERIWEPFWQVEQGATRAAEGTGFGLAVARSLASLLGGELSVESVPGEGSTFTLRVPSAA; from the coding sequence ATGAGCACCCGACCCCTCCCCGACCTCCACGCCATCGTGGAGCTGAACGCGGACGGCATCGTCGTGGTGGACGAGGCGGGGAGGATCCGCTTCGCCAACCCCGCCGCCGCCCGGCTGTTCGGCCGCCCGGAGGAGGCGCTGCTGGAGGCGGAGCTGGGCTTCCCGGTGGCGGCCGGCGAGGGGACGGAGGTGGAGATCCTGCGCCCCGGGGGCACGCTCGTGCACGCGGAGCTGCGGGCGACGGGGGTGTTGTGGGAGGGGGAGGAGGCGTGCCTGGTGACGCTGCGCGACATCACCGACCGGAAGCGCGCCGAGGCGGCCGAGCGGGAGCGGATCCGCGCCGAAGCCGCCCGCGCCGAGGCGGAGGCCTCCGCCCGCAAGATCGCCTTCCTGGCCGACGCGGGGGCGATCCTTGCTTCGTCGCTGGACTACCGGGCCACCCTGGCCCGGGTCGCCCGGCTGGCCGTCCCCTTCCTGGCGGACTACTGCCTGGTCCACGTCCAGGGCGACGACGGCGAGGTCCCCCAGGTGGCCGCCGCGCACCGCGATCCCGCCGGGGACGCCCTGCTGGAGCGCCTCGCCACCGCCTCCCGGGTGGACGCGCGGAACCCGGCCTCCCCCGTCGCCCGCGTGCTCCGCGAAGGCCGGCCGCTGCTGGCCGCGGAGGTCGCGCCCGACGAGGCCGAGCGGGCGCGGCTCACCCCGGAGGCGGCGGAAGTCTTCCGTGCCCTGGGCCCCGTGTCGTACATGGTGGTCCCGCTCACCGCGCGCGGCCGGACCTTCGGCACGCTGACCCTCGCCGGCTCCGTGTCCGGCCGGCGCTACGGCCCCGCCGACCTGGAGCTGGCCGAGGAGCTGGCGCACCGCGCCGCGCTGGCGGTGGAGAACGCCCGCCTCTTCGAGCAGGCGCAGTCCGCCAACCAGGCCAAGTCCGACTTCCTGGCGGTGATGAGCCACGAGCTGCGCACCCCGCTCAACGCCGTGCTCGGCTACGCGGACCTGCTCGAGGCGGAGATCCCCGGCCCCCTGAACCGGGCGCAGCGCGAGCAGCTGGGCCGGATCAAGAGCAGCTCCGGCCACCTCCTCCAGCTCATCGACGAGATCCTCACCTTCACGCGCATGGAGGCCGGGCAGGAGCGCATCCGCGCCCGGGAGGTGAAGCTGGACCCGCTCCTCCGCGAGGCCGGATCGCTGATCGAGCCGCTCGCCTCCGCCAAGGGCGTCCGGCTCCGGGTCCGCGGCCCGGGGGACGGTGCATCCCTCCGCACCGACCCCGGCAAGGTCAGGCAGATCCTCCTCAACCTCCTCTCCAACGCGGTGAAGTTCACCGAGCGGGGCGAGGTGGAGCTGAGCGCGGAGATGGACGGCCGGGGCGCGGTGCTGCGGGTGCGCGACACCGGCGTGGGGATCGCCCCGGAGCACCGGGAGCGCATCTGGGAGCCCTTCTGGCAGGTGGAGCAGGGCGCCACCCGCGCCGCCGAGGGGACGGGGTTCGGCCTCGCCGTGGCCCGCAGCCTCGCCTCCCTCCTGGGGGGCGAGCTCTCCGTGGAGAGCGTCCCCGGCGAGGGGAGCACCTTCACGCTCCGGGTCCCCTCCGCCGCCTGA
- a CDS encoding circadian clock KaiB family protein codes for MGPVRFTLYVAGDSPRSRQAVANLRHICESELEPDCEFTVVDVTETPERAEAARILTTPTLVREAPVPARRVTGDLSDLQRVATALGLQPRSRFPEVG; via the coding sequence ATGGGCCCGGTCCGCTTCACCCTCTACGTCGCAGGCGACAGCCCGCGGTCGCGCCAGGCGGTCGCGAACCTGCGGCACATCTGCGAGTCCGAGCTGGAGCCGGACTGCGAGTTCACGGTGGTGGACGTGACCGAGACCCCCGAGCGGGCCGAGGCCGCCCGCATCCTCACCACTCCCACCCTGGTCCGGGAGGCCCCCGTTCCCGCGCGGCGGGTGACGGGAGACCTTTCCGACCTGCAGCGGGTGGCCACCGCCCTCGGCCTGCAGCCGCGCAGCCGCTTCCCGGAGGTAGGATGA
- a CDS encoding metallophosphoesterase, translating to MRVFAVSDLHTDFRENQALVEALPTGEHTDDALIVAGDIADALDRVEATLALLRSRFREVFFVPGNHELWVRAEGGDSADKFDRLLRVCEALGVRTRPTALPGLWIVPLFAWYEPEFDSYGDAEERELEGWADFHFCRWPERVGRPCEWFLAMNEPHLRPYDAPVVTFSHFLPRRDLLPRTSYLRFRGLPLVAGCAELDAQLRRAGSRVHVFGHSHIDCDREIEGIRYVQNALRYPRDRSSAGFPLKQVWG from the coding sequence ATGCGGGTCTTCGCCGTCTCCGACCTGCACACCGACTTCCGCGAGAACCAGGCGCTGGTGGAGGCCCTCCCCACGGGGGAGCACACCGACGACGCCCTGATCGTCGCCGGCGACATCGCCGACGCCCTGGACCGCGTGGAGGCCACCCTGGCGCTCCTGCGCTCGCGCTTCCGGGAGGTGTTCTTCGTCCCCGGCAACCACGAGCTCTGGGTGCGCGCCGAGGGCGGCGACTCCGCGGATAAGTTCGACCGCCTCCTCCGCGTCTGCGAGGCGCTGGGGGTGCGGACGCGCCCCACCGCGCTCCCCGGCCTGTGGATCGTCCCGCTCTTCGCCTGGTACGAGCCGGAGTTCGACTCCTACGGCGACGCCGAGGAGAGGGAGCTGGAGGGGTGGGCGGACTTCCACTTCTGCCGCTGGCCGGAGCGGGTGGGGCGCCCCTGCGAGTGGTTCCTGGCGATGAACGAGCCGCACCTGCGCCCCTACGACGCCCCGGTGGTCACCTTCTCGCACTTCCTCCCCCGGCGCGACCTGCTCCCTCGCACGAGTTACCTGCGCTTCCGCGGCCTCCCGCTGGTGGCCGGGTGCGCAGAGCTGGACGCGCAGCTCCGCCGCGCCGGCTCGCGGGTCCACGTCTTCGGCCACAGCCACATCGACTGCGACCGGGAGATCGAGGGCATCCGCTACGTGCAGAACGCCCTCCGGTATCCGCGCGACCGTTCTTCCGCGGGGTTTCCCCTGAAGCAGGTCTGGGGGTGA
- a CDS encoding Type 1 glutamine amidotransferase-like domain-containing protein → MEKIYAGTMSFFPDPQLPEEGSLAEGLAAPRRDTRPVYLLADSQLLFWRDDGRLFLETVREGLEKPTPKAAYLGASNGDEPEFYDIFVAAMDTVAVFDTRMIPSSPSPEDMAFLDEADLVLLAGGDVERGWRAFEASGVGDAVLRRHQAGATLIGVSAGAVQLGLVGWPEGGAGSAEELIDTFKVVPYVIDAHAEREDWEQLKGAVRLLGESVQGIGIPAGGGVVYHPDHSLEAVRHPCHEVAVRDGGTVRSLIFPASADPETA, encoded by the coding sequence GTGGAAAAGATCTACGCAGGCACCATGAGCTTCTTCCCCGATCCGCAGCTCCCCGAAGAGGGCTCGCTCGCCGAGGGGCTGGCCGCCCCGCGCCGGGACACCCGCCCCGTCTACCTCCTGGCCGACAGCCAGCTCCTCTTCTGGCGCGACGACGGCCGCCTCTTCCTGGAGACGGTGCGGGAGGGGCTGGAGAAGCCCACCCCGAAGGCCGCGTACCTGGGCGCCTCCAACGGCGACGAGCCGGAGTTCTACGACATCTTCGTGGCGGCCATGGACACCGTGGCCGTGTTCGACACGCGGATGATCCCCTCCTCCCCCTCCCCGGAGGACATGGCCTTCCTGGACGAGGCCGACCTGGTCCTCCTGGCCGGCGGCGACGTGGAGCGGGGGTGGCGCGCCTTCGAGGCGAGCGGCGTCGGGGACGCGGTGCTGCGCCGCCACCAGGCGGGCGCCACGCTGATCGGCGTCTCGGCGGGGGCGGTGCAGCTCGGGCTGGTGGGGTGGCCGGAGGGGGGCGCGGGATCGGCCGAGGAGCTGATCGACACCTTCAAGGTGGTCCCCTACGTGATCGACGCGCACGCCGAGCGCGAAGACTGGGAGCAGCTCAAGGGCGCCGTGCGGCTCCTGGGCGAGAGCGTGCAGGGGATCGGCATCCCCGCCGGGGGCGGCGTGGTCTACCACCCGGACCACTCGCTGGAGGCGGTGCGCCATCCCTGCCACGAGGTGGCGGTCCGCGACGGCGGCACGGTGCGGAGCCTGATCTTCCCGGCGTCCGCGGACCCGGAGACGGCCTGA
- the kaiC gene encoding circadian clock protein KaiC, with translation MSHTAAPAPQPVTKLHTGIPGFDTIAEGGLPRGRTTLIAGTAGSAKTVLATHFLVSGIREADQPGVFITFEDSPDDIRRNVLGFGWDIAALEAEGKWAFVDAALRTDDEPTVVGEYDLGGLLARVEHAVRSIGAKRVVLDSVNALFARFSEHGVLRAELFRISASLKEMGATVVFTAERTEEYGEVSRHGIEEFVADNVLILRNLLQEERRRRTVEILKFRGASHQRGEFPFTVSAGRGITVLPLSAMELTQASSDTRVTSGLPELDAMVGGGYFRDSVILLSGATGTGKTLTVTHFVQGGYRSGDRTLLFAFEESREQLARNARSWGVDFDRMEREGKLRVVPVYPHAMPIEDHLLRMRDTIDEFRPRRVVVDSLSALERVTSLRSFREFIINLTSFIKHREMVGMFTSTASKLSGGDSVTEKHISTLTDTILLLRYVEHRGELRRGMLVLKMRGSPHEKTIREFAIDGTGMHIGAPFRGISGLLTGAVSHDVDGDDDREADEAA, from the coding sequence ATGAGCCACACCGCAGCGCCCGCTCCCCAGCCCGTCACCAAGCTCCACACCGGGATCCCCGGCTTCGACACCATCGCCGAAGGCGGGCTCCCGCGCGGGCGCACCACGCTGATCGCCGGCACCGCCGGGAGCGCGAAGACGGTGCTCGCCACCCACTTCCTGGTCTCCGGGATCCGGGAGGCGGACCAGCCGGGGGTGTTCATCACCTTCGAGGACTCCCCGGACGACATCCGCCGCAACGTGCTCGGCTTCGGGTGGGACATCGCCGCCCTGGAGGCGGAGGGGAAGTGGGCGTTCGTGGACGCCGCCCTCCGCACCGACGACGAGCCCACCGTGGTCGGTGAGTACGACCTGGGCGGCCTCCTGGCCCGCGTGGAGCACGCCGTCCGGAGCATCGGCGCGAAGCGCGTGGTCCTGGACTCGGTGAACGCGCTCTTCGCCCGCTTCAGCGAGCACGGCGTGCTCCGCGCCGAGCTGTTCCGGATCTCCGCCTCGCTCAAGGAGATGGGAGCGACGGTGGTGTTCACCGCCGAGCGCACCGAAGAGTACGGCGAGGTGTCCCGCCACGGGATCGAGGAGTTCGTGGCGGACAACGTCCTCATCCTCCGCAACCTGCTCCAGGAGGAGAGGCGCCGCCGCACCGTGGAGATCCTCAAGTTCCGCGGCGCCTCGCACCAGCGCGGGGAGTTCCCGTTCACCGTGTCCGCCGGCCGGGGGATCACGGTGCTCCCGCTCTCGGCCATGGAGCTGACCCAGGCCTCCTCCGACACCCGCGTCACCTCCGGGCTCCCCGAGCTGGACGCCATGGTGGGGGGCGGGTACTTCCGCGACAGCGTCATCCTCCTCTCCGGCGCCACCGGCACGGGAAAGACGCTCACGGTCACGCACTTCGTGCAGGGCGGTTACCGGAGCGGCGACCGCACGCTCCTCTTCGCCTTCGAGGAGAGCCGGGAGCAGCTTGCCCGCAACGCGCGCAGCTGGGGGGTGGACTTCGACCGGATGGAGCGGGAAGGAAAGCTGAGGGTGGTTCCCGTCTACCCGCACGCCATGCCCATCGAGGACCACCTCCTCCGCATGCGCGACACCATCGACGAGTTCCGGCCGCGGCGCGTGGTCGTGGACTCCCTTTCCGCGCTGGAGCGGGTCACCTCGCTGCGGAGCTTCCGCGAGTTCATCATCAACCTGACCTCCTTCATCAAGCACAGGGAGATGGTGGGGATGTTCACCTCCACGGCGAGCAAGCTCTCCGGGGGCGACTCGGTCACGGAGAAGCACATCTCCACGCTGACCGACACCATCCTCCTCCTCCGCTACGTGGAGCATCGCGGCGAGCTGCGCCGGGGGATGCTGGTGCTGAAGATGCGCGGCTCCCCGCACGAGAAGACGATCCGCGAGTTCGCCATCGACGGCACCGGGATGCACATCGGCGCGCCGTTCCGCGGCATCAGCGGACTGCTCACCGGCGCGGTGTCGCACGACGTGGACGGGGACGACGACCGGGAGGCCGACGAGGCCGCATGA